Proteins co-encoded in one Aspergillus luchuensis IFO 4308 DNA, chromosome 6, nearly complete sequence genomic window:
- a CDS encoding flavin-containing monooxygenase (COG:Q;~EggNog:ENOG410PWMI;~InterPro:IPR020946,IPR036188;~PFAM:PF07992,PF13738,PF13450;~go_function: GO:0004499 - N,N-dimethylaniline monooxygenase activity [Evidence IEA];~go_function: GO:0050660 - flavin adenine dinucleotide binding [Evidence IEA];~go_function: GO:0050661 - NADP binding [Evidence IEA];~go_process: GO:0055114 - oxidation-reduction process [Evidence IEA]), translating to MSHEYCLDALVVGTGFSGIYTLYTLAEEGLAVQAIEKKNDVGGTWYVNRYPGALSDSWSHVYRYAFDEELLQTHPVVRRYSTQPEILDYLKHVVEKHDLRSRIHFNTEMVAARWDDIAKEWRVQCQTGDVYRVKYLVTAVGVLVKPKVPDIPGLKGFKGRVVHTAAWDPSIHVENKRVGVIGVGSSGVQVVTAVASKVKSLHVFIRTPQYTIPANDRQMTPEEQKSMDEKFPQVWSDVLTSRLGMGFLEHDRPFMSVSPEEREKILEHLWMDGNGIQMMFAEFSDIAVDAVANEEVCRFLRRKIAEIVKDPEKRAVLTPKEAWNRRPLSDAGFYEQFNRENVYAIDIKKHRITEATAEGICTSDGRLHELDVIIFATGFDAMDGTYAQIDIQGREKGETLYDRWKRTGPDCYLGCSVAGFSNLLTVLGPRVAFGNVPPLLEIQVSFLRDAIRRAQDITRHTGKQCEIEATEQAEREWTEVCEQIAKMLLFNKGSSWMFRKNVPGDATSSLFYFGGLGAFRAKLEDTKVNGFAGFKSPLCSAAEARAQL from the coding sequence ATGTCCCATGAATACTGCCTCGACGCTCTCGTTGTAGGGACGGGTTTCTCTGGTATCTATACTTTGTACACCCTCGCCGAGGAAGGCTTGGCCGTCCAGGCaattgaaaagaaaaatgacgTCGGTGGCACATGGTATGTGAATCGATACCCCGGTGCTCTGAGCGACAGCTGGAGTCATGTTTATCGCTATGCCTTCGACGAAGAATTGCTCCAGACCCATCCGGTTGTGAGAAGATACTCCACCCAGCCAGAAATCCTGGACTATCTCAAGCATGTTGTCGAGAAACATGATCTCCGAAGCCGCATTCATTTCAATACGGAGATGGTCGCTGCCAGATGGGATGATATTGCTAAGGAGTGGAGGGTCCAGTGCCAGACTGGCGATGTATATCGCGTGAAATACCTTGTCACGGCTGTTGGGGTCCTCGTCAAGCCCAAGGTTCCCGATATCCCTGGCCTAAAAGGCTTCAAAGGCCGGGTTGTCCATACAGCTGCGTGGGATCCAAGCATTCATGTGGAAAACAAACGTGTTGGTGTCATAGGCGTTGGTTCAAGCGGGGTACAAGTAGTCACTGCTGTTGCTAGCAAGGTGAAATCGCTCCATGTTTTCATCCGTACTCCACAGTATACTATCCCAGCAAACGACAGGCAGATGACTCCCGAAGAACAGAAATCAATGGATGAGAAGTTCCCGCAGGTCTGGTCAGACGTACTGACTTCCCGGCTGGGAATGGGCTTTCTGGAGCACGACAGACCATTCATGTCCGTGTCCCCAGAGGAGCGTGAGAAGATCTTGGAGCATCTCTGGATGGACGGAAACGGTATTCAGATGATGTTTGCAGAATTCTCAGATATTGCTGTGGATGCAGTGGCTAATGAAGAGGTCTGCCGATTCCTTCGCAGGAAGATTGCAGAGATTGTGAAGGATCCCGAGAAGCGAGCTGTTTTGACTCCAAAGGAGGCCTGGAATCGACGGCCGTTGTCAGACGCTGGATTCTATGAGCAGTTCAACCGGGAGAACGTGTATGCCATTGATATAAAGAAGCATCGCATCACCGAGGCAACAGCTGAAGGTATATGTACTTCAGACGGCAGACTCCACGAGCTAGACGTGATAATCTTCGCAACTGGCTTTGACGCTATGGACGGAACCTACGCTCAGATCGACATTCAAGGGCGTGAGAAGGGCGAAACTCTGTATGACCGCTGGAAGCGTACTGGTCCGGACTGCTATCTAGGCTGCTCAGTTGCAGGTTTTTCGAACCTGCTGACCGTGCTTGGACCGAGGGTGGCTTTTGGAAATGTGCCACCGTTGTTGGAAATACAGGTTAGCTTTTTGAGAGACGCAATCCGGCGGGCCCAGGATATCACTAGACACACAGGGAAGCAATGTGAAATTGAAGCAACAGAACAAGCTGAGCGCGAGTGGACTGAGGTATGCGAACAGATAGCGAAGATGCTTCTTTTCAACAAAGGATCATCGTGGATGTTTAGGAAGAACGTACCAGGAGACGCAACGTCGAGTCTTTTCTACTTTGGGGGACTGGGAGCATTCCGTGCCAAGCTGGAAGATACAAAAGTCAACGGGTTTGCTGGGTTCAAGAGCCCATTATGCTCTGCTGCGGAAGCACGCGCACAGCTCTAG
- a CDS encoding uncharacterized protein (COG:Q;~EggNog:ENOG410PFPW;~InterPro:IPR015798,IPR016182,IPR036460,IPR000269, IPR015800,IPR015328;~PFAM:PF01179,PF02727,PF09248;~go_function: GO:0005507 - copper ion binding [Evidence IEA];~go_function: GO:0008131 - primary amine oxidase activity [Evidence IEA];~go_function: GO:0048038 - quinone binding [Evidence IEA];~go_process: GO:0009308 - amine metabolic process [Evidence IEA];~go_process: GO:0055114 - oxidation-reduction process [Evidence IEA]), with protein sequence MHNMQARSATPLSARTRSNFTAFRSPSENPWKDLTDVETASVVQWLFQQPELNLTAANDAGEWDNTITLVELMRPNKSDVLQYLDHDQPPPTRYAHVVLDVRATLDPYYAEILVGPLPVTDQSATTWVPLEYPYTRKTQGRIRNLDADHDTIHSEWLYKISASIADITLDLFNGTALGLDNDTIRISGIDPLSILPLGLFFKSDVTGRDPSKWKLEGWFYNNTFYETTNAFRKAYYSPGFVKLPSNTEGDWARTDQQGPILPEDQKQPPVMVAPSGARYTFDTDQKYVTWMGFSFYIGFSRDTGVSIFDVRHKEQRILYELGLQEALSHYAGNDPVQSSTAYLDSYYGFGPYTFELVKGYDCPIYATYLNTSFYESESTHTHIDSLCIFEYDADYPIQRHTTPSYVSTTKNIYLTLRSVSTIGNYDYTISYTFHLDGTIGIDVRASGYIQAAHSAHNTNYGYQIHSALSGSMHDHILNFKADLDILGTANSIELTSLGPITTTYPWSNPNQPQNTMHLARRILSSETESRLNFISPNSQQTTTLSIINQDARNAYNESRGYRILPSSSPPSSGHLTIINSSTLNHAAHWSEHDIQITQHHDHEPRSAHPYNNQDVYNPMINFNEFFDGEDLNQTDLVVWINLAMHHVPTTGDLPNTVMTTAVAGVRFVPGNYFPGDQSRGTVNMLRVGFGDDEDVVEVETFGQAGERVEVVVRPVEEVLWG encoded by the exons ATGCACAACATGCAAGCTCGCTCCGCAACACCTTTATCTGCACGCACACGAAGCAACTTTACAGCATTCAGGTCTCCCAGTGAAAACCCATGGAAAGACCTGACAGATGTTGAGACAGCATCTGTTGTGCAATGGCTGTTCCAACAGCCTGAGCTAAACCTAACCGCCGCCAATGACGCCGGGGAGTGGGATAATACAAT TACCCTTGTCGAACTGATGCGTCCGAACAAGTCCGATGTGCTGCAGTATCTGGACCACGATCAACCCCCTCCCACGCGTTATGCACATGTTGTGCTTGACGTACGTGCTACTCTCGACCCATACTACGCCGAAATACTGGTTGGACCTCTGCCGGTTACCGATCAATCCGCCACCACTTGGGTGCCACTTGAATATCCTTACACGCGCAAAACACAAGGCCGCATACGCAATCTTGACGCTGACCACGACACTATTCACTCTGAATGGCTTTACAAGATCAGCGCTTCGATCGCCGACATCACTCTGGACCTTTTCAATGGCACAGCCTTAGGTCTAGACAATGATACCATCAGAATTTCAGGGATTGACCCCCT CAGCATTCTGCCTCTGGGATTATTCTTCAAGTCCGACGTCACAGGCCGTGATCCATCCAAGTGGAAGCTCGAGGGCTGGTTCTACAACAACACATTCTACGAAACCACCAACGCTTTTCGAAAGGCATACTACTCCCCAGGCTTCGTCAAGCTACCCTCCAACACCGAAGGCGACTGGGCACGAACAGATCAACAGGGGCCAATCCTCCCAGAAGATCAAAAGCAGCCTCCAGTCATGGTTGCCCCATCAGGAGCACGGTACACTTTCGACACAGACCAAAAATACGTAACCTGGATGGGCTTTTCCTTCTATATCGGCTTCTCCCGCGACACCGGTGTTTCCATCTTTGACGTCCGCCACAAGGAACAACGCATTCTATACGAGCTAGGGTTACAAGAAGCTCTGTCACACTACGCAGGAAACGACCCCGTCCAATCCAGTACCGCATACCTAGACTCCTACTACGGGTTCGGCCCGTACACATTCGAGCTCGTCAAAGGCTACGACTGTCCAATATATGCCACATATCTCAACACCTCCTTCTACGAGTCCGAATCAACACACACCCACATCGACAGTCTCTGTATCTTCGAATACGACGCCGACTACCCCATCCAGCGACACACCACCCCAAGCTACGTCTCCACCACCAAGAACATCTACCTCACTCTCCGGTCCGTCTCCACCATCGGCAACTACGACTACACCATCAG CTACACCTTCCACCTCGACGGCACCATCGGCATCGATGTCCGCGCCTCAGGCTACATCCAAGCCGCCCACTCCGCCCACAACACCAACTACGGATACCAAATCCACTCGGCCCTCTCCGGCTCCATGCACGACCACATCCTCAACTTCAAAGCCGACTTGGACATCCTCGGCACCGCTAACTCCATCGAACTCACCTCCCTCggtcccatcaccaccacatacCCGTggtccaaccccaaccaaccacaaaACACAATGCACCTCGCCCGCcgcatcctctcctccgaaACAGAAAGCCGTctcaacttcatctccccCAACTCACAACAGACAACAACGCTCAGCATCATAAACCAAGACGCCCGCAACGCTTACAACGAATCCCGCGGCTACCGTATcctcccctcatcatcacccccctcctccggacACCTAACAATCATCAACTCAAGCACCCTAAACCACGCAGCCCACTGGTCCGAACACGACATCCAAATCACCCAACACCACGACCACGAACCGCGGTCCGCACACCCATACAATAACCAAGACGTGTATAACCCCATGATTAACTTTAACGAGTTCTTCGATGGTGAGGACCTTAATCAGACGGATCTGGTGGTATGGATCAATCTGGCAATGCATCATGTTCCTACTACCGGGGATTTACCGAATACGGTGATGACCACCGCGGTGGCGGGGGTGAGGTTTGTGCCGGGTAATTATTTTCCGGGGGATCAGAGTCGCGGGACGGTGAATATGCTTAGGGTTGGgtttggagatgatgaggatgtggtggaggtggagacgTTTGGGCAggcgggggagagggtggaggtTGTGGTGAggccggtggaggaggtgcttTGGGGGTGA
- a CDS encoding transcription factor domain-containing protein (COG:K;~EggNog:ENOG410PKPQ;~InterPro:IPR004507), with protein MLMRNAIRWAMAFQNSHFSLAYDRPSITMINQPEIPYDPKSMPGHRGYFETLCRLIQVVLDMLRGLMFTHHSHLRYHEIREYKQRIERIIAEAAPHLKSRERCTTLGEHIERTELRLHSSYFISLMCRVSLDPDTPMDEQRREIVREDCLTNLINTIEAFIELHSINSHASRTWISLQRTIASAFLLVANNNDQLHPQTWDLIEKLEAVLSDHVHDDESSDHNSKTDSAKHLASSLHALREVSAAFRARKTRHRVVPKVVPSLQNTSPATSFASPSSTLGSGVPAYSSGQSVSPDGQIDNILNQVSDVMLFPSMSSGNA; from the coding sequence ATGCTAATGCGCAACGCAATCAGGTGGGCGATGGCTTTTCAGAACAGTCATTTTTCCTTGGCGTATGACCGaccatccatcaccatgatcaaCCAGCCGGAGATCCCGTACGATCCGAAATCGATGCCCGGTCACCGAGGGTATTTCGAAACGCTTTGCCGCCTGATTCAGGTTGTCCTCGACATGCTGCGAGGGCTGATGTTCACCCACCATTCCCACCTGCGGTACCACGAAATCCGGGAGTATAAGCAGCGCATTGAACGAATCATTGCCGAGGCTGCACCGCATTTGAAATCTCGCGAACGCTGTACGACGCTCGGGGAGCATATCGAACGGACCGAACTGCGACTCCATTCCTCGTATTTCATATCTCTCATGTGCCGAGTTTCGTTGGATCCGGACACTCCGATGGATGAACAGCGGCGCGAAATTGTTCGGGAGGATTGCTTGACGAACTTGATAAACACGATCGAGGCATTCATTGAGCTGCATTCCATCAATTCTCATGCCTCGCGAACCTGGATTAGCCTGCAACGAACCATTGCGTCAGCATTTCTCTTGGTAGCGAATAACAACGATCAGTTGCATCCGCAGACGTGGGACTTGATCGAGAAACTGGAAGCGGTGCTGTCGGACCATGTTCATGACGATGAGAGCAGCGATCACAACAGCAAGACGGACTCGGCCAAGCACCTTGCATCTTCCCTTCACGCTCTTCGGGAGGTCAGTGCCGCCTTCCGTGCGCGCAAAACGCGCCATCGGGTGGTGCCGAAGGTGGTACCTAGCCTGCAGAACACTTCCCCTGCCACCTCGTTCGCATCGCCATCCTCCACTCTGGGATCGGGGGTACCAGCGTACTCCTCTGGCCAGAGCGTTTCTCCCGACGGGCAGATTGACAACATTCTTAACCAGGTTTCGGATGTAATGCTATTTCCCAGCATGAGTTCGGGAAATGCTTGA
- a CDS encoding Zn(II)2Cys6 transcription factor domain-containing protein (COG:K;~EggNog:ENOG410PKPQ;~InterPro:IPR036864,IPR004507,IPR001138;~PFAM:PF00172;~TransMembrane:1 (o305-325i);~go_function: GO:0000981 - DNA-binding transcription factor activity, RNA polymerase II-specific [Evidence IEA];~go_function: GO:0008270 - zinc ion binding [Evidence IEA];~go_process: GO:0006355 - regulation of transcription, DNA-templated [Evidence IEA]), which translates to MPTYPIRRRPRECKTCLPCRASKVRCDRNVPCGNCVKRNFTCSYGRPPPTAPRPASFIPDQYASSATTPATNTPQYMPSAAYQPAAHRDGLYGADPESASSANQDGLSEMVTLSQEEWDEINSKMQTMEQILTSLGSLFQAHGARKVAHSRSEPSQEQEEEDESPASEGIYGSTTLRTNSVHIGSRSALVDILDKSKVSEDTAQALPKDDLLTELAMGNESAAYPFVDLWSSDPYTFNISGVCSVLPDDEQCRKFLAFYRNIGAVLYPVLPDLVKFEADMNKLLQGRQAAGGVYSPDANGLVKPFGMSVSFLSLLFAVLASGSQLSDLPGKERELTSWVYGWSTPPH; encoded by the coding sequence ATGCCTACCTATCCTATCCGTCGCCGGCCGCGCGAGTGTAAAACTTGCCTACCCTGCCGTGCCAGCAAGGTCCGCTGCGATCGCAATGTTCCATGCGGCAACTGCGTCAAGCGCAACTTCACCTGCTCCTACGGTCGTCCTCCACCCACCGCTCCCAGACCGGCCTCCTTCATTCCCGATCAGTATGCCTCGTCCGCTACGACTCCCGCCACCAATACGCCTCAGTACATGCCTTCCGCGGCTTATCAGCCTGCCGCCCATCGCGATGGCCTCTACGGTGCCGATCCCGAATCAGCCAGCTCTGCCAACCAGGATGGTCTATCGGAGATGGTAACGCTGTCGCAAGAGGAATGGGACGAGATCAATTCCAAGATGCAGACAATGGAACAGATCCTGACCAGTTTGGGCTCTTTGTTTCAGGCGCACGGCGCGCGGAAAGTCGCCCACTCCCGATCGGAACCGtcgcaggagcaggaggaggaagacgagtcGCCTGCCTCTGAGGGCATCTATGGATCAACTACGCTGAGAACAAATTCAGTTCACATCGGATCGAGGTCTGCTCTGGTGGACATTCTAGACAAATCGAAGGTTTCCGAGGACACGGCGCAGGCGCTACCCAAAGATGACCTTCTTACCGAGTTGGCGATGGGGAACGAGTCGGCCGCCTATCCTTTCGTGGACCTTTGGTCGTCCGATCCGTATACGTTCAATATCTCTGGCGTGTGCAGTGTGCTGCCCGACGATGAGCAATGCCGAAAATTTCTAGCTTTCTATCGGAATATTGGTGCGGTGCTGTATCCCGTGCTGCCCGATCTCGTCAAGTTTGAAGCGGACATGAACAAACTGTTGCAGGGCCGACAGGCTGCGGGTGGCGTATATAGTCCGGATGCTAATGGCCTAGTGAAGCCGTTTGGCATGAGTGTCTCTTTTCTTAGCCTTCTATTTGCTGTTTTAGCGTCTGGCTCTCAACTATCTGATCTGCCTGGGAAAGAACGCGAGTTGACCTCGTGGGTATACGGTTGGTCGACACCCCCACACTAG
- a CDS encoding SDR family NAD(P)-dependent oxidoreductase (COG:Q;~EggNog:ENOG410PXEJ;~InterPro:IPR002347,IPR036291,IPR020904;~PFAM:PF00106,PF13561,PF08659;~TransMembrane:1 (i12-31o);~go_function: GO:0016491 - oxidoreductase activity [Evidence IEA];~go_process: GO:0055114 - oxidation-reduction process [Evidence IEA]), translating to MTLTTDYHSGKAYVLTGGCSGIGLAVLHYLLARSAIVHVLDISSTPPELPSHLSQKEKNLHFYPNTDVSSVTAVQKAFDQITTTTPTLHGLINNAGIAYQNVAFGFESDDLFNRVMDVNVRGVWNVGNAFLSHILPSEADQQFHPATAREGRGVIVNICSTASFHAYPGNVTYTVSKHAVLGMTKAWAASFAGQGVRVNGVAPGATETPLIDGVSFKDKQEQYLSQVLLGRRCAKAEEIADAVGFLLGKESSFMTGQVITVDGGRYI from the coding sequence ATGACCCTCACCACAGACTACCACTCAGGCAAAGCCTACGTCCTAACCGGCGGCTGCTCAGGCATCGGCCTCGCCGTCCTGCACTACCTCCTCGCACGATCCGCCATCGTCCACGTCCTCGacatctcatccaccccaccagaactcccctcccacctctcccagaaggagaaaaacCTCCACTTCTACCCCAACACAGACGTCTCCTCCGTAACCGCCGTCCAAAAAGCCTTCGACcaaatcaccaccaccaccccaaccctcCACGGCCTAATCAACAACGCCGGAATCGCCTACCAAAATGTCGCCTTCGGGTTCGAATCCGATGATCTTTTCAACCGCGTCATGGATGTAAATGTCCGCGGCGTATGGAACGTGGGGAATGCATTCCTCTCGCACATTCTCCCAAGCGAGGCCGATCAGCAGTTCCACCCAGCGACAGCGAGAGAAGGCCGAGGCGTGATTGTGAATATATGTTCAACGGCATCTTTCCACGCTTACCCGGGGAATGTGACATACACGGTGAGCAAGCATGCCGTGTTAGGGATGACGAAAGCATGGGCGGCGAGTTTTGCGGGCCAGGGGGTGAGAGTCAATGGCGTGGCGCCGGGAGCTACGGAAACGCCTTTGATAGATGGTGTCTCGTTTAAGGATAAGCAGGAGCAATACCTGAGTCAGGTGCTACTGGGTAGGAGGTGTGCCAAGGCAGAGGAGATAGCTGATGCGGTTGGGTTCTTGTTGGGCAAGGAGTCGAGTTTTATGACGGGACAGGTGATTACtgtggatggggggaggtacatatag